GATTAAAAAGGCATCCTATCAGGATATTGCTATAAAGTATGGACTTTCTATGGAAGATGCGCGGATGGTACTTCCGTCAGTTCTCGTTTATAAAACATTTTTAGAACGATCAAAGGCAGACACGATTTATATCTGTTCTACGAATTTGTGTGACGGCAGTGTGGTAGATTATGCGCAAAAAATGAAAAAGATAAAAGTTTCGCATGATTTCTATCAGGATATTATCGCTTCAGCCAGATATATTGGTAAGCGGTATCGTTACAGTAAGATTCATGCACAGTATATCGCGGAACTTGCATTGGAAATATTTGATAAAACAAAAAGGTTTCATGGACTTACACAAAGAGACCGGCTGATTCTTGAAATCTCAGCAATTCTTCATGATATTGGAAAATATGTAAATCTAAATGATCCGGGAAAGAATGGATATCAGTTAATCATGTCCACAGAAATCATGGGACTCTCCCACCGGGAAAGGGAAGAAATTGCAAATATTGTTCTCTATAATACGCAGGAACTACCGGATACGGATGAGCTTGAAACCGCTTTTTGGAGAGAAGAATATCTTCGTATTGCCAAACTTTCTTCTATTTTGAGGCTGGCAAATGCTTTGGATCGTGGACATAAGCAAAAGTTTGAAAATTGTTCTATGATGAGAAAAGGACAAGAACTGATTATCACATTAGAAACGAATCAGGATATTACACTCGAGATTACCCGATTTTCTAAAAAAGCGGAGTTGTTTAGCGAATTTACAGGCATCACACCAGTATTGAAGCAGCGAAGAGCATTATAGGGGAGGTAGAATATGAACAAAAACGTTTTTGATCAACCAGATAACTTTACAAACAGAGAATTAAGTTGGCTGGAATTTAATCAGCGTATTCTTGGAGAAGCAAGAGACCGCAAAAATCCCTTGTTTGAGCGAATGAAGTTTTTAAGTATCACTGCCTCTAACCTGGATGAATTTTTTATGGTACGTATCGCATCTTTAAAAGATATGGTGAATGCAGGATATCAGAAGAAAGATATTGCCGGAATGACTGCGCAGGAACAGTTACGTGCACTTAATGAAAAAATGCAGGCATTTTGTGAGAAACAATATACAACTTATAATCGTGCATTGTTACCGAAACTTTCGGAGGAAGGGCTGGAAATTATTTCTTTTTCGGAACTCTCAGAAAAAGAAATGGACTTTCTCGAAGAATATTTTCACAAAAATATATATCCGGTTCTTACACCGATGGCGATTGATTCTTCAAGACCGTTTCCTTTAATCCAGAATAAAACATTGAATATTGCCGCATTGATAAAAAGCCGCAATAAAAATAAAAAGGAAAAGAAAGAATATGATATCGCAACAGTGCAGGTGCCTTCTGTTCTTCCAAGAGTAATTCTTCTTCCACAGAAAGACGGACCTAAGAGAAAATGCAGAGTCATTTTATTGGAAAATGTAATAGAACATTATTTAGATGTCCTGTTCCTCAATCACGAGATTATCTGTTCAGCGCCTTACCGTATTATGAGAAATGCGGATTTATCAATTGACGAAGATGATGCGGAAGATTTATTAAAAGAAATCGAGAAGTCGTTAAAAATGCGACAGTGGGGAGAAGTTATTAAGTTTGAATATGAAGAGCGTATGGATAAACGTCTTGTGAAATATTTAAAAAAGCAGTTTAAAGTCCATTCCTGTGATATGTACGCATTTAATGGACCGCTTGACCTTACTTTTCTTATGAAATGTTATGGGATTGAAGGGTTTGAAGACTTGAAAGAGGCTCCTTATATTCCGCAGAAAAATAAAAAGCTGCGGGCAGATAAAAATATATTTAATCAGATTCGAAAAGGCGATGTATTGCTGCATCATCCCTATGAGAGTTTTGATCCAATCGTTGCTTTTATTAAACAGGCCGCTGAAGACGAAAATGTTCTTGCTATTAAACAGACACTTTATCGTGTCAGTGGACATTCCCCTATTATAGCAGCACTTGCACAGGCGGCTGAGAATGGAAAGCAGGTTACAGTATTAGTAGAATTAAAGGCCCGATTTGATGAAGAGAATAACATTAACTGGGCGAGAAAACTGGAAAAAGCGGGATGTCATGTTATTTATGGATTGGTTGGATTAAAGACGCATTGTAAAATTGCGCTTGTTGTACGAAGAGAAGCAGATGGAATTCGCCGTTATGTGCATCTTGGAACAGGAAATTATAACGATTCTACGGCAAAGCTTTATACAGATACCGGTATGTTCACATGCAGAAATGCTGTAGGTGAAGATGCTACAGCAGTATTTAATATGTTAAGCGGCTATTCTGAACCTGCAAACTGGAATCAGTTGATCGTAGCGCCTATCTGGATGAAAAAACGTTTTCTTGAGATGATCGCCAGGGAAACACAGAATGCAAAAGAAGGAAAGCCGGCAAGGATTATTGCAAAATGCAATTCTCTTTGTGACCGCAAAATTATTCTTGCATTATACGAGGCTTCCTGTGCCGGAGTACAGATAGACTTAATTGTACGTGGAATCTGTTGTCTTGTTGCAGGAAAGCCGGGAGTCAGTGAAAATATCAGAGTACGTTCTATCGTAGGTACATTTCTCGAACATGCAAGAATTTTCTATTTTTATAATGATGGAAATGAAGAAGTGTATATGGGAAGTGCTGACTGGATGCCTAGAAATCTTGACAGACGAGTAGAAATTGTCTTTCCGATTGAAGCACCGGATTTAAAAGAAAAGGCAAAACATATACTGGATGTACAGCTTCGGGATACATTAAAGGCACATTGTCTTTTAGAAGATGGTACGTACCGAAAAGTAGACCGACGTGGAAAAGAAGCAGTGGAAGCACAGAAAACGTTTTGTGAAGAAGCGATAGCCGCTGCAAATGAATCAAAAGAAAAAGTACGCAAAAAGCGTACATTTGACCCACTATTTTCACCGCAGGAGGCAGAATGAAGAATTATAAAAGAGTAGTGCTGTTGCTGTGTATCATGCTTTTAACAGGGGCACTTGCAGGGTGTGGATGGAGTAAAAAGGGAAAAGATAAATCTGAAAATAGTACGAAATCTTCTGAAGATAAGGCTGTGGATGAGATTACTCTTGATGGAATGGTTTCCGATGCCCTTTCTAAGATGACATTAAAAGAAAAAATCGGTCAGTTGTTTGTTGTCTGTACAGACTCTCTTGATTTTAATGCAGAAACAGAAGTAACAGAGAAGATGAGAAAGAATCTTG
This Anaerobutyricum hallii DNA region includes the following protein-coding sequences:
- a CDS encoding HD domain-containing protein, with amino-acid sequence MRVSPYVAIVIGSKNMLMKVYEISAAKGIRTIDEIRYEYELGKEAYFTRKITFAQIEEICSVLEQYQQRMKEYDVTEFHCYATSAIRNAKNQVSVLNQIKVRTGIDVIMLSNSELRFLMYKGIQVLKLDFNKIIEKNTAILDIGSGSVQISLFDKQVLYMTQNLDIGTAKVREFSESVGNNVLDYISVLEEYIQYEVDMFKSGYLKDKDIKNVIAIGDEIKNINRLVPELHLEDMMSYEQIQYIYKKIKKASYQDIAIKYGLSMEDARMVLPSVLVYKTFLERSKADTIYICSTNLCDGSVVDYAQKMKKIKVSHDFYQDIIASARYIGKRYRYSKIHAQYIAELALEIFDKTKRFHGLTQRDRLILEISAILHDIGKYVNLNDPGKNGYQLIMSTEIMGLSHREREEIANIVLYNTQELPDTDELETAFWREEYLRIAKLSSILRLANALDRGHKQKFENCSMMRKGQELIITLETNQDITLEITRFSKKAELFSEFTGITPVLKQRRAL
- a CDS encoding RNA degradosome polyphosphate kinase, yielding MNKNVFDQPDNFTNRELSWLEFNQRILGEARDRKNPLFERMKFLSITASNLDEFFMVRIASLKDMVNAGYQKKDIAGMTAQEQLRALNEKMQAFCEKQYTTYNRALLPKLSEEGLEIISFSELSEKEMDFLEEYFHKNIYPVLTPMAIDSSRPFPLIQNKTLNIAALIKSRNKNKKEKKEYDIATVQVPSVLPRVILLPQKDGPKRKCRVILLENVIEHYLDVLFLNHEIICSAPYRIMRNADLSIDEDDAEDLLKEIEKSLKMRQWGEVIKFEYEERMDKRLVKYLKKQFKVHSCDMYAFNGPLDLTFLMKCYGIEGFEDLKEAPYIPQKNKKLRADKNIFNQIRKGDVLLHHPYESFDPIVAFIKQAAEDENVLAIKQTLYRVSGHSPIIAALAQAAENGKQVTVLVELKARFDEENNINWARKLEKAGCHVIYGLVGLKTHCKIALVVRREADGIRRYVHLGTGNYNDSTAKLYTDTGMFTCRNAVGEDATAVFNMLSGYSEPANWNQLIVAPIWMKKRFLEMIARETQNAKEGKPARIIAKCNSLCDRKIILALYEASCAGVQIDLIVRGICCLVAGKPGVSENIRVRSIVGTFLEHARIFYFYNDGNEEVYMGSADWMPRNLDRRVEIVFPIEAPDLKEKAKHILDVQLRDTLKAHCLLEDGTYRKVDRRGKEAVEAQKTFCEEAIAAANESKEKVRKKRTFDPLFSPQEAE